In Pseudovibrio brasiliensis, the following are encoded in one genomic region:
- a CDS encoding shikimate dehydrogenase — MRNAAVTGHPIGHSKSPLIHGYWLKQHGIEGSYIAQDVPPETAEVFYGSLAEHGFVGCNVTIPNKEHAYNSAEKLDDAAKMIGAVNTLWLDEAGVLNGSNTDGLGFLGNLDQMLPSWDNNGNKAIVLGAGGASRAIIWALLSRGYTEVYIANRTLEKAQKLADHFGPNTIAITWDTLGEKLGEADLLVNTTSLGMTGQPELNIDLDNLSKSAVVTDIVYSPLQTKLLRDSAERGNPTVDGLGMLLHQAVPGFEKWFGVRPEVTDELREIILKEMGLA; from the coding sequence ATGAGGAACGCGGCAGTCACAGGCCACCCAATCGGTCACTCCAAATCTCCTTTGATCCACGGCTACTGGCTTAAACAGCATGGTATTGAGGGCAGTTACATTGCACAGGACGTTCCCCCTGAGACTGCCGAAGTCTTCTACGGCTCTTTGGCAGAGCACGGCTTTGTCGGCTGCAACGTGACTATTCCCAACAAGGAACACGCCTACAACTCCGCTGAAAAACTTGATGACGCAGCCAAAATGATTGGCGCGGTCAACACGCTTTGGCTGGATGAAGCAGGTGTTCTCAACGGCTCAAACACCGATGGGCTCGGTTTCCTGGGCAATCTCGATCAGATGTTGCCAAGCTGGGATAACAACGGGAACAAAGCTATTGTTTTAGGGGCTGGTGGCGCTTCCCGGGCGATTATCTGGGCGCTACTCTCCAGAGGATACACAGAAGTGTATATTGCCAATAGAACTTTGGAAAAAGCCCAGAAGCTGGCCGATCATTTTGGTCCAAATACCATCGCAATCACGTGGGATACTCTGGGGGAAAAGCTTGGAGAAGCAGATCTTCTGGTGAACACGACCTCACTTGGTATGACTGGACAGCCAGAATTAAATATTGATCTTGATAACCTGTCGAAATCAGCAGTTGTGACGGATATAGTTTACTCTCCGTTACAAACAAAACTGCTTCGGGACTCTGCGGAACGTGGAAACCCGACTGTAGATGGTCTGGGTATGTTGCTTCATCAGGCAGTACCGGGATTTGAAAAATGGTTCGGAGTTCGCCCGGAAGTCACCGATGAACTTCGTGAGATCATACTGAAAGAAATGGGACTTGCCTGA
- the coaE gene encoding dephospho-CoA kinase (Dephospho-CoA kinase (CoaE) performs the final step in coenzyme A biosynthesis.), whose product MVILGLTGSIGMGKSTTSKLFAEAGAAVYDADAAVHALYAGKAVEPVGKAFPGTVKDGRIDREALGKIVLNDKAKMMLLESLIHPLVQEVETAFLEQAKKDRRKVVVLDVPLLFEVGKHKTVDAVVVVSAPHDVQRKRVLERAGMTEEKFEAINAKQLNDAEKRKRAHFIVDTGRGIEPARRAVGAIMRAVSSIASRTV is encoded by the coding sequence ATGGTTATTCTCGGTCTGACCGGCTCAATTGGAATGGGGAAATCAACCACCTCAAAGCTCTTCGCAGAGGCAGGAGCAGCTGTTTACGATGCAGACGCCGCTGTCCATGCACTTTACGCCGGCAAAGCCGTAGAGCCTGTCGGCAAGGCTTTTCCAGGCACCGTGAAAGATGGCCGGATCGACCGGGAAGCCCTTGGCAAGATCGTTCTGAACGACAAAGCCAAAATGATGCTCCTCGAAAGCCTCATCCATCCACTTGTTCAGGAAGTTGAAACCGCGTTTCTGGAGCAAGCCAAAAAAGATCGCCGCAAGGTCGTCGTTCTCGATGTTCCTCTCCTCTTCGAAGTCGGCAAACACAAGACTGTTGACGCTGTTGTCGTGGTTTCTGCACCACATGATGTGCAGCGCAAGCGTGTTCTTGAAAGAGCAGGCATGACAGAAGAGAAATTTGAGGCTATCAACGCGAAACAACTTAACGACGCAGAAAAACGCAAAAGAGCGCACTTTATTGTCGACACTGGCCGGGGTATCGAACCAGCCCGTCGCGCAGTGGGTGCCATCATGCGGGCTGTGTCCTCCATCGCTTCTAGAACGGTGTAA
- the dnaQ gene encoding DNA polymerase III subunit epsilon — protein sequence MREISFDTETTGLNPLDGDRLVEIGGVELINFIPTGRTCHLYVNPQRDMPEEAFRIHGLSAEFLSDKPVFADVADEFLDFVGDARLVIHNAPFDMGFINMELARCNKPKISNTQVLDTLKLARRKFPTGSVSLDALCSRYGIDNSKRVYHGALLDAELLAEVYLEMNGGKQKNLGLMPDDEAIDLDNIGDDQPKQRIAAKQRPVPLSPALSEEEIEAHAKFIAGMKTDPAWNKYLK from the coding sequence ATGCGCGAAATCTCCTTCGATACGGAAACCACAGGCCTGAATCCGCTTGATGGTGACAGGCTGGTTGAAATCGGTGGAGTAGAGCTCATCAACTTTATCCCGACTGGCCGCACCTGCCACCTCTACGTCAATCCGCAGCGCGACATGCCGGAAGAAGCCTTCCGCATCCACGGTCTTTCCGCTGAGTTCCTCTCAGACAAGCCTGTTTTTGCTGATGTTGCGGATGAATTTCTTGATTTTGTTGGCGATGCCCGCCTCGTCATTCACAACGCACCGTTCGATATGGGCTTCATCAACATGGAGCTCGCCCGCTGTAATAAGCCAAAGATTTCAAACACTCAGGTGTTGGATACGCTCAAACTGGCACGGCGCAAGTTCCCAACCGGCTCCGTATCCCTCGATGCGCTCTGTTCCCGATACGGCATAGATAACTCCAAGCGTGTCTACCACGGCGCGCTTCTCGATGCCGAACTGCTGGCTGAAGTTTATCTGGAGATGAACGGCGGTAAGCAGAAAAACCTCGGCCTGATGCCTGATGACGAGGCGATCGACCTCGACAACATCGGCGATGACCAGCCAAAACAACGCATTGCCGCCAAACAGCGACCGGTTCCCCTCTCCCCTGCCCTGTCAGAGGAAGAGATCGAAGCCCACGCCAAGTTCATCGCAGGTATGAAAACTGACCCTGCATGGAACAAGTATCTGAAGTAA
- a CDS encoding 2-hydroxyacid dehydrogenase codes for MPKKKPIVVVTRKLPDVVETRMRELFDTRLNEHDKPFTQAELVEAVKIADVLVPTVTDRIDASVLAQAGPNLKMIANFGNGVDNIDVISANNRGIAVTNTAGVMTEDTADMTMALILAVPRRLSEGMKKIENKEWDGWSPTWMLGRRIWGKRLGIIGMGRIGQAVARRAKAFGMSIHYHNRIREPLELEEQLEATFWESLDQMLARMDVVSIHCPHTPGTYHLLSARRLKLMKPDAYIVNTARGEIVDENALIRQIEAGELAGAALDVFEHEPAINPKLVASDKVVVLPHMGSATIEGRIDMGEKVIINIKAFMDGHRPPDRVLPSML; via the coding sequence ATGCCAAAAAAGAAGCCTATTGTGGTTGTGACGCGAAAGCTGCCGGATGTTGTTGAAACCCGCATGCGCGAGCTTTTCGACACACGCCTGAATGAGCATGACAAGCCATTTACCCAAGCTGAGCTCGTAGAAGCCGTCAAAATTGCTGATGTACTCGTCCCCACCGTTACAGATCGCATTGACGCTTCGGTTTTGGCTCAGGCTGGCCCTAATCTGAAAATGATCGCCAACTTCGGCAATGGCGTCGACAATATCGACGTAATCTCCGCAAACAACCGCGGCATTGCTGTAACCAACACTGCTGGTGTGATGACCGAAGACACCGCAGACATGACCATGGCGCTTATTCTTGCTGTTCCTCGTCGCCTTTCTGAAGGCATGAAGAAAATTGAGAACAAGGAATGGGATGGTTGGTCTCCGACCTGGATGCTTGGTCGCCGGATCTGGGGTAAGCGCCTCGGCATTATCGGCATGGGCAGGATCGGTCAGGCGGTCGCCAGACGCGCGAAAGCGTTTGGTATGTCTATCCATTACCACAACCGAATTCGCGAGCCACTGGAGCTTGAAGAGCAGCTAGAGGCCACTTTCTGGGAGAGCCTCGACCAGATGCTTGCGCGTATGGACGTTGTTTCCATCCATTGTCCGCATACACCCGGCACTTACCACCTGCTTTCTGCACGCCGTCTGAAGCTGATGAAGCCAGATGCGTACATTGTGAACACTGCTCGTGGTGAGATTGTTGATGAGAATGCATTGATCCGTCAGATCGAAGCGGGTGAGCTTGCAGGGGCGGCGCTGGACGTGTTTGAGCATGAACCAGCGATCAATCCGAAGCTGGTTGCTTCCGACAAGGTCGTCGTACTGCCTCATATGGGCTCTGCGACCATTGAAGGACGTATCGATATGGGTGAGAAAGTCATCATTAATATCAAAGCCTTCATGGATGGGCACCGTCCACCGGATCGCGTTCTGCCATCTATGCTCTGA
- a CDS encoding SH3 domain-containing protein translates to MSGLPVPRFVSLKSDRVNVRNGPSRKHDIGWTFVRTRLPVEVVQEYEDWRRIRDWEGKEGWVFKTLLTGYRSALVTPWLVNTVETTPLRKRPGPNEEIVAFLEPLVLAGVVECTDGYCRISGKEFEGWVDQSRLFGVYKNETINN, encoded by the coding sequence GTGTCTGGTCTTCCTGTTCCACGTTTCGTGAGCCTCAAATCAGACCGTGTAAACGTCCGGAACGGCCCAAGCAGAAAACACGACATTGGTTGGACTTTTGTGCGCACCAGGCTGCCGGTTGAAGTTGTACAGGAATACGAAGACTGGCGCCGCATTCGTGATTGGGAAGGCAAAGAAGGCTGGGTGTTCAAAACCCTCCTCACCGGCTACCGCTCCGCACTGGTAACACCATGGCTGGTGAATACCGTGGAAACCACCCCTCTTCGCAAGCGCCCTGGTCCGAATGAAGAGATCGTTGCATTCCTTGAACCGCTTGTACTGGCAGGTGTTGTTGAATGCACAGACGGCTACTGCCGCATCTCAGGCAAAGAGTTTGAAGGCTGGGTTGATCAAAGCAGATTGTTCGGTGTTTACAAAAACGAAACAATCAATAATTGA
- the fabI gene encoding enoyl-ACP reductase FabI, with the protein MSKLMQGKRGLIMGVANDHSIAWSIAKALAEQGAEMAFTYQGDAFARRVKPLADSIGCDLLVPCDVEDIDSVDNVFAQLKEKWGTIDFLVHAIAFSDKSELRGRYADTSRDNFARTMQISCFSFTEIAKRAAELMPNGGSMLTLTYGGATSVMPNYNVMGVAKAALEASVRYLAMDFGDQGIRVNAISAGPVRTLAGAGVSDARLMFNFQQNNSPLKQTVTSKQLGGSALYLLSEMSGGVTGEVHFVDSGYNIVSMPRLEELKTAEKMNRERETV; encoded by the coding sequence ATGAGCAAGCTTATGCAAGGCAAGCGTGGTCTGATTATGGGCGTTGCCAATGACCACAGCATTGCCTGGAGCATTGCCAAAGCTCTTGCAGAACAAGGTGCTGAAATGGCCTTCACCTATCAAGGTGATGCCTTTGCCCGACGCGTAAAGCCGCTGGCCGACAGCATTGGCTGCGATCTGCTTGTTCCATGTGATGTGGAAGACATTGATAGCGTGGATAACGTCTTCGCTCAGCTCAAGGAAAAATGGGGGACCATTGATTTCCTTGTGCACGCAATCGCGTTCTCAGACAAATCTGAGCTGCGAGGACGTTATGCCGATACTTCCCGCGATAACTTTGCCCGCACCATGCAGATCTCCTGTTTCTCATTTACAGAGATTGCAAAGCGTGCAGCGGAGTTGATGCCGAACGGTGGCTCCATGCTGACGCTGACCTATGGCGGTGCGACCAGTGTTATGCCGAATTACAACGTCATGGGCGTTGCTAAAGCGGCTCTGGAGGCTTCTGTGCGCTATCTGGCGATGGACTTTGGCGATCAGGGCATTCGCGTGAACGCGATATCTGCCGGACCGGTTCGGACGCTTGCTGGTGCTGGCGTTTCAGATGCTCGTTTGATGTTTAACTTCCAGCAGAATAACTCTCCGCTGAAGCAAACAGTTACGAGCAAGCAGCTTGGTGGTTCCGCGCTTTATCTGCTTTCAGAGATGTCTGGCGGAGTGACTGGCGAAGTTCACTTTGTGGATTCCGGTTACAACATCGTTTCCATGCCGCGTCTGGAGGAGCTGAAAACAGCCGAGAAGATGAATCGGGAAAGAGAGACAGTCTAG
- the fabB gene encoding beta-ketoacyl-ACP synthase I produces MRRVVVTGMGIVSPLGNNAEEVKQSLYEGKSGIVAAEDYEKLGFRCQVHGAPNLDPLEALGRRTARFMGAGAAWNYMAMEQAIEDAGLSEDLVTNERTGLIMGSGGPSTKAIVEAADITREKGPRRIGPTAVPKAMSSTNSATLATPFKIHGVNYSISAACATTNICIGNAFELIQWGKQDVVFAGGGEELDWTLSNLFDAMGAMSSKYNDTPSTASRPYDKNRDGFVIAGGGGVLVLEELEHAKARGAKIYAEIVGYGQTSDGHDMVAPSGEGAARCMKIALKDVDCDVDYINPHATSTPVGDIKEIEAIRAVFGDKVPPISATKALSGHSLGAAGVHEAIYSLLMMEGNFIAASAHIEELDPDFEDMPIVRERVDNAELNCVLSNGFGFGGTNATVVFKRYKD; encoded by the coding sequence ATGAGGCGTGTGGTTGTTACTGGTATGGGTATTGTTTCTCCTCTTGGCAACAATGCTGAAGAGGTCAAGCAAAGCCTTTACGAAGGTAAATCAGGCATTGTTGCTGCTGAAGACTACGAGAAGCTCGGCTTCCGCTGTCAGGTTCACGGTGCCCCTAACCTGGATCCTTTGGAAGCACTTGGTCGCCGTACTGCTCGTTTTATGGGCGCAGGCGCTGCATGGAACTACATGGCCATGGAGCAAGCGATTGAGGATGCGGGTCTTTCCGAAGATCTGGTCACCAATGAACGCACTGGTCTGATCATGGGCTCTGGTGGTCCTTCTACCAAAGCGATCGTTGAAGCTGCGGATATCACTCGTGAAAAAGGCCCACGTCGTATCGGGCCAACCGCAGTTCCGAAAGCTATGAGCTCCACGAACTCCGCGACACTTGCAACTCCGTTCAAGATTCACGGCGTCAACTACTCCATTTCCGCAGCTTGTGCGACGACCAATATCTGTATTGGTAATGCTTTCGAGCTGATCCAATGGGGTAAACAGGACGTGGTTTTTGCTGGCGGTGGTGAAGAACTGGATTGGACACTCTCCAACCTGTTCGACGCGATGGGCGCAATGTCTTCCAAGTACAACGACACTCCTTCTACGGCTTCTCGTCCATACGACAAGAACCGTGATGGCTTTGTTATTGCTGGTGGTGGCGGTGTTCTGGTTCTTGAAGAACTTGAGCATGCAAAAGCACGTGGCGCAAAAATCTATGCAGAAATCGTAGGTTACGGCCAGACCTCTGATGGTCACGACATGGTTGCACCAAGCGGTGAAGGCGCAGCGCGCTGCATGAAGATTGCGTTGAAGGACGTTGATTGTGACGTTGACTACATCAACCCACACGCAACTTCCACACCTGTTGGTGACATCAAAGAAATCGAAGCAATCCGCGCCGTATTCGGTGACAAGGTTCCGCCAATTTCTGCGACTAAAGCGCTTTCTGGTCACTCACTAGGCGCTGCTGGCGTTCATGAAGCGATCTATTCTCTACTTATGATGGAAGGCAATTTCATTGCTGCTTCTGCGCATATTGAAGAATTGGATCCGGATTTTGAGGATATGCCAATCGTAAGAGAGCGCGTAGATAATGCAGAGCTAAACTGCGTTCTGTCCAACGGCTTTGGCTTTGGCGGTACCAACGCGACTGTCGTGTTTAAGCGCTACAAAGACTAG